Proteins encoded together in one Stutzerimonas stutzeri window:
- a CDS encoding DUF2905 domain-containing protein codes for MARWMILAGAVLLLLGIAWHYFPWLLNWFGRLPGDIRIESERSRVFIPITSMVILSLVLTVLINLFRR; via the coding sequence ATGGCACGCTGGATGATCCTCGCCGGGGCGGTACTGCTCCTGCTCGGCATCGCCTGGCACTACTTCCCCTGGCTGCTGAACTGGTTCGGCCGGCTACCGGGCGACATCCGCATCGAGTCCGAACGCAGCCGGGTGTTCATCCCGATCACCTCGATGGTGATTCTCAGCCTGGTCCTGACCGTGCTGATCAACCTGTTCCGCCGCTGA
- a CDS encoding LysR substrate-binding domain-containing protein translates to MLEPSNPGTTAPLLESDVLRTFVAIAESGSFTRAAGQIYRSTSAVSMQIKRLEDTLGRPLFVREARQVRLTPAGETLLGYARRLLKLNEEAIAHFLQPALQGRVRFGTPADVGTRILPGLLALFARSHPGVEVDVSVARSIDMIERIDAGELDLALITTGNLGQDDSRGEPIHSEPLVWAGRSGGVAALRTPLPLALASPDCAWRRQALDALDRIGRGYRIAYSSEQTSGQEAAMIADLAIAPYPASLVRPPLQRLDGQYGLPQLGDYRINLLRGSNRSDAVEVLAAQVIAAFAEYRSRFGGHRPEASEEPTWHAG, encoded by the coding sequence ATGCTGGAACCATCCAACCCCGGTACGACTGCCCCGTTGCTGGAAAGCGACGTGCTACGCACCTTTGTCGCCATCGCCGAGAGCGGCAGCTTTACTCGCGCGGCCGGGCAGATCTATCGCAGTACCTCGGCGGTCAGCATGCAGATCAAGCGGCTGGAAGATACCTTGGGCCGCCCGCTGTTCGTCCGTGAGGCTCGTCAGGTGCGCCTCACCCCCGCTGGGGAGACGCTGCTCGGCTACGCGCGGCGCCTGCTCAAGCTCAACGAGGAAGCGATCGCCCATTTTCTGCAGCCGGCATTGCAAGGGCGTGTGCGTTTCGGCACGCCGGCCGATGTCGGCACACGCATCCTGCCCGGCCTGCTGGCGCTGTTCGCCCGCAGCCATCCCGGCGTGGAGGTCGACGTCTCGGTCGCCCGCAGCATCGACATGATCGAACGTATCGATGCCGGCGAACTGGATCTGGCGCTGATCACTACCGGCAATCTCGGGCAGGACGATTCGCGGGGCGAGCCGATCCACAGCGAACCCCTGGTCTGGGCCGGCCGCAGCGGCGGTGTCGCCGCGCTGCGCACGCCGTTGCCACTGGCGCTGGCCAGTCCGGACTGCGCCTGGCGACGGCAGGCCCTGGACGCGCTCGACCGAATCGGGCGCGGCTACCGCATCGCCTACTCGAGCGAGCAGACCTCCGGCCAGGAAGCGGCGATGATCGCCGATCTGGCAATCGCGCCCTACCCGGCGAGCCTGGTCCGCCCGCCCCTGCAGCGGCTGGACGGGCAGTACGGGCTACCGCAACTGGGCGACTATCGGATCAACCTGCTGCGTGGAAGCAATCGCAGCGATGCGGTCGAGGTGTTGGCCGCCCAGGTGATTGCCGCCTTCGCCGAGTACCGCAGCCGTTTTGGCGGCCATCGCCCGGAAGCCAGCGAGGAACCGACATGGCACGCTGGATGA
- the cmoB gene encoding tRNA 5-methoxyuridine(34)/uridine 5-oxyacetic acid(34) synthase CmoB, whose translation MNLDLTPLAWRLAGTPLAAWANDVQQQLDAKLAIGHGDLPRWRRAVDALPALMPTQIQLRECFCLAAPCDEATRQATREALMGLSPWRKGPFEVFGVHVDTEWRSDWKWARVAPHLDLAGKRILDVGCGNGYYMWRMLGAGADSVVGVDPNWLFFCQFHAMKRYLPELPAWHLPFALEELPPKLEGFETVFSMGVLYHRRSPVDHLLDLKDCLVRGGELVLETLVVEGNENTALVPEDRYAQMRNVWFLPSVPALERWLRRAGFLDVRCVDVSVTSVEEQRSTDWMRYQSLPDFLDPQDHGRTVEGLPAPMRAVLLARKP comes from the coding sequence ATGAATCTCGACCTCACTCCCCTCGCCTGGCGCCTGGCCGGCACACCACTCGCTGCCTGGGCCAACGACGTTCAACAGCAACTGGACGCCAAACTGGCCATCGGTCATGGCGATCTGCCGCGCTGGCGCCGGGCCGTCGATGCGCTACCGGCGCTGATGCCGACGCAGATCCAGCTGCGCGAATGTTTCTGCCTCGCGGCCCCCTGCGACGAAGCCACACGCCAGGCCACCCGCGAGGCGCTGATGGGGCTGTCGCCGTGGCGCAAGGGGCCGTTCGAGGTATTCGGCGTGCATGTGGACACCGAATGGCGCTCGGACTGGAAATGGGCCCGGGTCGCGCCGCATCTCGACCTTGCCGGCAAGCGCATCCTCGACGTCGGCTGCGGCAATGGTTACTACATGTGGCGCATGCTCGGCGCCGGTGCTGACAGCGTGGTCGGTGTCGACCCGAACTGGCTGTTCTTCTGCCAGTTCCATGCGATGAAACGTTACCTGCCGGAGCTGCCCGCCTGGCACCTGCCGTTCGCCCTGGAAGAGCTGCCGCCCAAGCTCGAAGGCTTCGAAACGGTATTCTCCATGGGCGTGCTCTACCATCGCCGTTCGCCCGTCGATCACCTGCTCGATCTGAAGGACTGCCTGGTCCGCGGCGGCGAGCTGGTGCTGGAAACGCTGGTGGTCGAGGGCAACGAGAACACCGCGCTGGTACCGGAAGACCGCTACGCACAGATGCGCAACGTCTGGTTCCTGCCCTCGGTGCCGGCGCTGGAGCGCTGGCTGCGACGGGCCGGGTTCCTCGACGTGCGCTGCGTGGACGTCAGCGTGACCAGCGTCGAGGAACAGCGCAGCACCGACTGGATGCGTTACCAGTCGCTACCGGATTTCCTCGACCCTCAGGACCACGGCCGCACCGTCGAAGGGCTGCCGGCCCCCATGCGCGCCGTACTGCTGGCACGCAAGCCCTGA
- the cmoA gene encoding carboxy-S-adenosyl-L-methionine synthase CmoA has translation MSHDPDRLFAQPLARVQDFVFNEDVARVFPDMIKRSVPGYPTIVENIGVIAAQFAQPNTRLYDLGCSLGAVTQALRRHVSQDNCQVIAVDNSTAMVERCREYLHAQDSMYQELLPVEVIEADILALEFQSSSLVALNFTLQFIAPVQRPALLGRIRQALVPGGALILSEKLRFEEDEEQQLLTDLHIAFKRANGYSELEIAQKRSAIENVMKPDSLETHRQRLLEAGFSKVVPWFQCLNFASLIALP, from the coding sequence GTGAGTCACGATCCCGACCGTCTGTTCGCCCAGCCCCTAGCCCGTGTCCAGGACTTCGTCTTCAACGAGGACGTGGCACGGGTGTTCCCCGACATGATAAAGCGTTCGGTACCTGGTTACCCGACGATCGTTGAGAATATCGGCGTGATCGCCGCACAGTTCGCTCAGCCTAATACCCGCCTGTACGACCTCGGCTGCTCGCTGGGTGCGGTGACCCAGGCGCTGCGCCGGCATGTGAGTCAGGACAACTGCCAGGTGATTGCCGTGGACAACTCAACCGCCATGGTCGAGCGCTGCCGCGAATACCTGCATGCGCAGGACTCCATGTACCAGGAGCTGTTGCCGGTGGAGGTCATCGAAGCCGACATTCTGGCCCTGGAGTTCCAGTCCAGCTCGCTGGTGGCGCTGAACTTCACCCTGCAGTTCATCGCCCCCGTACAGCGCCCGGCCCTGCTCGGCCGCATTCGTCAGGCACTGGTGCCGGGCGGCGCGCTGATCCTGTCGGAGAAACTGCGATTCGAGGAAGACGAGGAACAGCAGCTGCTGACCGACCTGCACATCGCTTTCAAGCGCGCCAATGGCTACAGCGAACTGGAAATCGCCCAGAAGCGCAGCGCCATCGAGAACGTGATGAAGCCCGATAGCCTGGAAACCCATCGCCAACGCCTGCTCGAGGCCGGCTTTTCCAAGGTCGTACCCTGGTTCCAATGCCTGAATTTCGCTTCGCTGATCGCCCTGCCATGA
- a CDS encoding protease inhibitor I42 family protein has product MPFDIPRLLLPTSLALLTACAGQESAPPSSVVLSDDRRCPQSLQNGQQLIVSLPSNPTTGYRWILHESAPEQLRSLGPEVFSNPKDDMIGGDGLSTWRFEARQAGSGRLYLTYQRPWEADGEPAGLFDCRIEVH; this is encoded by the coding sequence ATGCCTTTCGACATCCCTCGCCTGCTGCTACCCACCAGCCTCGCCCTGCTGACCGCCTGCGCCGGCCAAGAGAGCGCACCGCCTTCGAGCGTGGTACTCAGCGACGATCGCCGCTGCCCGCAGAGCCTGCAGAACGGTCAGCAGTTGATCGTCAGCCTGCCGAGCAACCCGACCACCGGCTATCGCTGGATCCTCCACGAGTCGGCCCCGGAGCAGCTGCGCAGTCTTGGGCCTGAAGTGTTCAGCAACCCGAAGGACGACATGATCGGCGGCGACGGGCTCTCTACCTGGCGTTTCGAAGCGCGGCAGGCCGGCAGCGGTCGGCTCTACCTGACCTACCAGCGCCCCTGGGAGGCCGATGGCGAGCCGGCCGGGCTGTTCGATTGTCGGATCGAGGTGCACTGA
- the lon gene encoding endopeptidase La produces MNDDINQDQEIISNGLVLPDQQQPDKLYIIPVHNRPFFPAQVLPVIVNEDPWAETLERVAKTPHQRVALFFVDSPVLDMATFDPDSLPEHGTMVRVHHASQEGGKLQFVAQGLARVRIRGWLRRKPPYLVEVDYPKSDEDPRDEVKAYGMALINAIKELLPLNPLYSEELKNYLNRFSPNDPSPLTDFAAALTTAPGAELQEVLDTVPVLKRMEKVLPLLRKEVEVGKLQKELTGEVNRKIGERQREFFLKEQLKIIQRELGITKDDKSADADEFRARLEGKVVPPAAQKRIDEELNKLSILETGSPEYAVTRNYLDWATALPWGVYGKDKLDLKRARKVLDKHHAGLDDIKNRILEFLAVGAFKGEIAGSIVLLVGPPGVGKTSIGKSIAESLGRPFYRFSVGGMRDEAEIKGHRRTYIGALPGKLVQALKDVEVMNPVIMLDEIDKLSSSYQGDPASALLETLDPEQNVEFLDHYLDLRLDLSKVLFVCTANTLDSIPGPLLDRMEVIRLSGYIAEEKLAIAKRHLWPKLLDKTGVPKERLAISDSALKAVIEGYAREAGVRQLEKQLGKLVRKAVVKLLEDPQAVLKITPKDLESYLGKPVFRSEQVLSGVGVITGLAWTSMGGATLPIEATRIHTLNRGFKLTGKLGDVMKESAEIAYSFVTSNLKTFKGDPQFFDQAFVHLHVPEGATPKDGPSAGITMASALLSLARNQPPKKGVAMTGELTLTGHVLPIGGVREKVIAARRQKLFELILPEANRGDFDELPDYLKEGLTVHFARRFADVAKVLF; encoded by the coding sequence ATGAACGACGACATCAATCAGGATCAGGAAATCATCTCCAACGGCCTCGTGCTGCCTGACCAGCAGCAGCCGGACAAGCTCTACATCATCCCGGTGCACAACCGGCCGTTCTTCCCGGCTCAGGTGTTGCCGGTCATTGTCAATGAAGACCCCTGGGCCGAGACCCTGGAGCGCGTGGCCAAGACGCCGCACCAGCGGGTGGCGTTGTTCTTCGTCGACTCGCCGGTGCTGGACATGGCCACCTTCGACCCGGACAGCCTGCCGGAACATGGCACCATGGTCCGCGTACACCACGCCTCGCAGGAGGGTGGCAAGCTGCAGTTCGTCGCCCAGGGCCTGGCGCGGGTGCGCATCCGCGGCTGGCTGCGGCGCAAGCCGCCGTATCTGGTGGAAGTCGATTACCCGAAGAGCGACGAGGACCCGCGCGACGAGGTCAAGGCCTACGGCATGGCGCTGATCAACGCGATCAAGGAGCTCTTGCCACTCAATCCGCTGTACAGCGAGGAGCTGAAGAACTACCTCAATCGCTTCAGCCCCAACGACCCGTCGCCGCTGACCGACTTCGCCGCCGCGCTGACCACCGCGCCGGGCGCCGAACTGCAGGAAGTACTGGACACCGTGCCGGTCTTGAAGCGTATGGAAAAGGTGCTGCCGCTGCTGCGCAAGGAAGTCGAGGTCGGCAAGCTGCAGAAGGAGCTCACCGGCGAGGTCAATCGCAAGATCGGCGAGCGCCAGCGCGAGTTCTTCCTCAAGGAACAGCTGAAGATCATCCAGCGCGAGCTGGGCATCACCAAGGACGACAAAAGCGCCGACGCCGACGAGTTCCGCGCGCGCCTGGAAGGCAAGGTGGTGCCACCGGCCGCGCAGAAGCGCATCGACGAGGAACTGAACAAGCTGTCGATCCTCGAGACCGGCTCGCCGGAATACGCCGTCACCCGCAACTACCTGGACTGGGCCACCGCCCTGCCCTGGGGGGTCTACGGCAAGGACAAGCTCGACCTCAAGCGCGCGCGCAAGGTGCTCGACAAGCATCACGCCGGACTCGACGACATCAAGAACCGCATCCTCGAGTTTCTCGCCGTCGGCGCCTTCAAGGGCGAGATCGCCGGTTCCATCGTGCTGCTGGTCGGCCCGCCGGGCGTGGGCAAGACCAGCATCGGCAAGTCCATCGCCGAATCCCTCGGCCGGCCGTTCTACCGTTTCAGCGTCGGCGGCATGCGCGACGAGGCGGAGATCAAGGGCCACCGCCGTACCTACATCGGGGCCCTGCCCGGCAAGCTGGTGCAGGCGCTCAAGGATGTCGAAGTGATGAACCCGGTGATCATGCTCGACGAGATCGACAAGCTCAGCAGCAGCTACCAGGGCGATCCAGCCTCGGCGCTGCTGGAGACCCTCGACCCGGAGCAGAACGTCGAATTTCTCGACCATTACCTGGACCTGCGCCTGGACCTGTCCAAGGTGCTGTTCGTCTGCACGGCCAACACGCTGGACTCGATCCCCGGCCCACTGCTCGACCGCATGGAGGTGATCCGCCTGTCCGGCTATATCGCCGAAGAGAAGCTGGCCATCGCCAAGCGCCACCTGTGGCCGAAGCTGCTGGACAAGACCGGCGTGCCGAAGGAGCGCCTGGCCATCAGCGACAGCGCCTTGAAGGCGGTGATCGAAGGCTATGCCCGCGAGGCTGGTGTACGCCAGCTGGAAAAGCAGCTGGGCAAACTGGTGCGCAAGGCGGTGGTCAAGCTGCTGGAAGATCCGCAAGCGGTGCTGAAGATCACGCCGAAGGATCTCGAAAGCTACCTCGGCAAACCGGTGTTCCGCAGCGAACAGGTGCTCTCCGGCGTCGGCGTGATCACCGGCCTCGCCTGGACCAGCATGGGCGGCGCCACGCTGCCGATCGAGGCGACGCGCATCCATACGCTCAACCGCGGCTTCAAGCTCACCGGCAAGCTCGGCGACGTGATGAAGGAATCGGCGGAGATCGCCTACAGCTTCGTGACCTCGAATCTGAAGACGTTCAAGGGCGATCCGCAGTTCTTCGACCAGGCCTTCGTGCACCTGCACGTGCCGGAAGGCGCGACACCCAAGGACGGCCCCAGCGCCGGCATCACCATGGCCAGCGCACTGCTGTCGCTGGCACGCAACCAGCCGCCGAAGAAGGGCGTGGCCATGACCGGCGAGCTGACCCTGACCGGCCATGTGCTGCCCATCGGCGGGGTACGCGAGAAGGTCATCGCCGCGCGGCGGCAGAAGCTCTTCGAGCTGATCCTGCCGGAAGCCAATCGTGGCGACTTCGACGAGCTGCCGGACTACCTGAAGGAAGGGCTGACGGTGCACTTCGCCAGGCGCTTCGCCGATGTGGCCAAGGTGCTCTTCTAA
- a CDS encoding helix-turn-helix domain-containing protein, with protein MLNARLLRLDDQTHQHAHDYHQLVMSLAGRAEFEVNGSGGEVCRMRACLVPGDADHGFAGMGDNRMLIIDLDEQEVGTEDPELLARLFEAPRYPALDADFQNLLAYAGAELARYGSDPLLARALGGVLLRALHLRLFGEAQQRPAGPLDLQRLDSHIQSNLARRITVAELAQVVCLSPSHFHAQFKDSVGLTPHQYLLKARLDRAARLLRETPLPLVRIAEECGFSSQSALTTATRRYLGLTPRGLRKSDC; from the coding sequence ATGCTCAATGCCCGTCTGCTTCGCCTGGATGACCAGACTCACCAGCACGCCCACGACTATCACCAGTTGGTGATGTCGCTGGCCGGTCGTGCGGAATTCGAGGTCAACGGCTCGGGCGGGGAGGTGTGCCGGATGCGCGCCTGCCTGGTGCCGGGGGATGCCGATCATGGTTTCGCCGGCATGGGCGACAACCGCATGCTGATCATCGACCTGGACGAGCAGGAAGTCGGCACCGAAGATCCCGAACTGCTGGCGCGCCTGTTCGAGGCGCCGCGCTATCCGGCGCTGGATGCCGACTTCCAGAACCTGTTGGCGTACGCCGGTGCCGAGCTGGCGCGCTACGGCAGCGATCCGCTGCTGGCCCGCGCGCTGGGTGGCGTGCTGTTACGGGCATTGCACCTGCGGCTGTTCGGCGAAGCCCAGCAGCGTCCGGCCGGCCCGCTGGATCTGCAGCGACTGGACAGCCACATCCAGAGCAATCTGGCGCGGCGCATCACGGTCGCCGAGCTGGCCCAGGTGGTCTGCCTGAGCCCCAGCCATTTTCACGCCCAGTTCAAGGACAGCGTCGGCCTCACCCCGCACCAGTACCTGCTCAAGGCCCGCCTCGATCGCGCCGCGCGCCTGCTGCGCGAGACGCCGCTGCCCTTGGTGCGCATCGCCGAGGAGTGCGGCTTCTCCAGCCAGAGTGCACTGACCACGGCCACCCGCCGCTACCTCGGCCTGACCCCTCGCGGGCTGCGCAAGTCGGATTGCTGA
- the putA gene encoding bifunctional proline dehydrogenase/L-glutamate gamma-semialdehyde dehydrogenase PutA → MFKAGHVLDGAFANQTAAEFFPAISANYSVDEAAYLTELLQLADPGEAGIAAIRERARTLIEAVRARDNAVDTLDALLRQYSLDTQEGLMLMCLAEALLRVPDAATADALIRDKLNAAEWERHLGQSDNVLVNFAAWGLVMTGKVVDPETADGRPKNVIGRLLKRSGEPVIRAAMNQAMKLMGKQFVLGRTIAEALKNGRPEREKGYTYSFDMLGEAALTAEDAAKYMADYRQAVETVGAEPQVGPGPRPSVSIKLSALHPRYEVAQRERVLNELFASVRELAILARRLDVGITIDAEEADRLELSLELFEKLMRDPAIAGWGEFGLVIQAYSKRCLPVLVWLTLLGRELDARIPLRLVKGAYWDSEIKQCQVQGLDGYPVYTRKEGTDTSYLACARYLLSEHTRGVIYPQFASHNAHTVSCILDMAERAAQPREFEFQRLHGMGDALYDTVIEKYRKHVRIYAPVGAHKDLLPYLVRRLLENGANSSFVHQLVDPRVPVESLIDHPVSQLRRFAALGNPRIPLPPALYGNRKNSQGINMNIQQEWNELASAYQPFLDRQWQAAPVIGGQTLAGTPSEVRCPYDLNKVVGQAQFASAEQARQAVERLAAYWPTWNATPVESRAAVLERLGDLLEKHRAELMALCTVEAGKSLQDGIDEVREAVDFCRYYAQQARLKLGREELKGPTGERNELFHEGRGVFVCVSPWNFPLAIYLGQISAALVAGNTVLAKPAEQTSLIAARALELMFEAGLPKEAIAFLPGDGATLGGVFCRDPRVVGVCFTGSTDTARIINRQLAENEGPIATLIAETGGQNAMIVDSTALPEQVIKDAVGSAFTSAGQRCSALRVLYVQRDIADRVIELLKGAMAELRVGPTHLRENDIGPVIDQEAREGLLAHIQQLKSEGRLIAEARLPEGLNGHFVAPVAFEIDGIHQLKKEHFGPVLHVARYDAADLEKVVAAINGTGYGLTLGVHSRNEETAERIERLARVGNLYVNRNQIGAVVGVQPFGGCGLSGTGPKAGGPSYLLRFANERTTSTNTTAVGGNASLLSLGDD, encoded by the coding sequence ATGTTCAAGGCCGGTCACGTGCTGGATGGCGCCTTCGCCAACCAGACAGCAGCAGAATTCTTTCCCGCCATCAGCGCCAACTACAGCGTTGACGAGGCGGCCTATCTCACTGAACTGCTGCAGCTCGCCGATCCGGGCGAGGCGGGCATCGCCGCCATTCGCGAACGAGCGCGCACGCTGATCGAAGCCGTGCGCGCTCGTGACAACGCGGTCGACACCCTTGATGCCCTGCTGCGCCAGTACAGCCTCGATACCCAGGAAGGGCTGATGCTGATGTGCCTGGCCGAAGCGCTGCTGCGCGTACCGGACGCGGCGACCGCCGATGCGCTGATCCGCGACAAGCTCAACGCCGCCGAATGGGAGCGCCACCTGGGCCAGAGCGACAACGTGTTGGTCAACTTCGCTGCCTGGGGCCTGGTGATGACCGGCAAGGTGGTCGATCCGGAGACTGCCGACGGCCGGCCGAAGAACGTCATCGGCCGCCTGCTCAAACGCTCCGGCGAGCCAGTGATCCGCGCCGCGATGAACCAGGCCATGAAGCTGATGGGCAAGCAGTTCGTGCTCGGTCGCACCATCGCAGAAGCCCTTAAGAACGGCCGACCGGAGCGGGAGAAGGGCTACACCTATTCCTTCGACATGCTCGGCGAGGCCGCGCTGACCGCTGAAGACGCCGCAAAGTACATGGCCGACTACCGCCAGGCCGTGGAAACCGTGGGCGCCGAGCCGCAGGTCGGGCCGGGGCCACGACCTTCGGTGTCGATCAAGCTGTCGGCGCTGCACCCGCGCTACGAAGTCGCTCAGCGCGAGCGGGTGCTCAACGAGCTGTTCGCCAGCGTCCGCGAGCTAGCCATCCTGGCCCGCCGCCTGGATGTCGGTATCACTATCGATGCCGAGGAGGCCGACCGCCTGGAGCTGTCGCTCGAACTGTTCGAGAAGCTCATGCGTGATCCGGCTATCGCCGGCTGGGGCGAGTTCGGCCTGGTCATCCAGGCCTATTCCAAGCGCTGCCTGCCGGTGCTTGTCTGGCTGACACTGCTGGGCCGCGAGCTGGACGCGCGCATTCCGCTGCGCCTGGTCAAGGGCGCCTACTGGGACAGCGAGATCAAGCAGTGCCAGGTCCAGGGGCTGGACGGTTACCCGGTCTATACCCGCAAGGAAGGCACCGATACGTCTTACCTCGCCTGCGCCCGCTACCTGCTCTCCGAGCACACCCGCGGCGTGATCTACCCACAGTTCGCCAGCCACAACGCGCATACCGTCAGCTGCATCCTGGACATGGCCGAGCGGGCGGCGCAGCCGCGCGAATTCGAGTTTCAGCGCCTGCACGGCATGGGCGATGCGCTGTACGACACGGTGATCGAGAAGTACCGCAAGCACGTGCGCATCTATGCGCCGGTCGGCGCCCACAAGGACCTGCTGCCCTATCTGGTGCGCCGCCTGCTGGAGAACGGTGCCAACTCGTCCTTCGTCCATCAGCTGGTCGATCCGCGCGTGCCGGTCGAGTCGCTGATCGATCACCCGGTTAGCCAGCTGCGCAGGTTCGCCGCGCTGGGCAACCCGCGCATTCCGCTGCCGCCGGCCTTGTACGGCAATCGCAAGAACTCCCAAGGGATCAACATGAACATCCAACAAGAATGGAACGAACTGGCCAGCGCCTATCAACCTTTCCTCGATCGTCAATGGCAGGCCGCGCCGGTGATCGGCGGGCAGACCCTGGCCGGTACGCCGTCCGAGGTACGCTGCCCCTATGACCTGAACAAGGTCGTCGGCCAGGCCCAGTTCGCCAGCGCCGAGCAGGCACGCCAGGCGGTCGAGCGGCTGGCCGCCTACTGGCCGACCTGGAACGCGACGCCCGTGGAGAGCCGCGCGGCGGTGCTCGAGCGTCTCGGCGATCTGCTGGAAAAACACCGTGCCGAGCTGATGGCGCTGTGTACGGTGGAAGCCGGCAAGTCGCTGCAGGATGGCATCGACGAGGTGCGCGAGGCGGTGGATTTCTGCCGCTACTACGCCCAGCAGGCACGCCTGAAGCTCGGCCGCGAAGAGCTGAAAGGCCCGACCGGCGAGCGCAACGAGCTGTTCCATGAAGGCCGCGGCGTGTTCGTCTGCGTCAGCCCGTGGAACTTCCCGCTGGCCATCTACCTCGGCCAGATCAGCGCGGCACTGGTGGCCGGCAACACCGTGCTGGCCAAGCCGGCCGAGCAGACCAGCCTGATCGCCGCCCGTGCGCTGGAGCTGATGTTCGAAGCCGGCCTGCCGAAGGAGGCGATCGCCTTCCTGCCGGGCGACGGCGCCACCCTGGGCGGCGTGTTCTGTCGCGATCCGCGGGTGGTCGGCGTGTGCTTCACCGGTTCCACCGACACGGCGCGCATCATCAATCGCCAGCTGGCCGAGAACGAGGGCCCGATCGCCACGCTGATCGCCGAGACCGGCGGACAGAACGCAATGATCGTCGACTCCACGGCGCTGCCCGAGCAGGTGATCAAGGACGCGGTCGGTTCGGCCTTCACCAGTGCCGGCCAGCGTTGCTCGGCGTTGCGCGTGCTTTACGTGCAGCGTGATATCGCCGACCGCGTGATCGAGCTGCTCAAGGGTGCCATGGCCGAGCTGCGGGTGGGGCCGACCCATCTGCGCGAGAACGACATCGGCCCGGTGATCGATCAGGAGGCGCGCGAAGGCCTGCTGGCGCATATCCAGCAGCTCAAGAGCGAAGGGCGCTTGATCGCCGAAGCCCGATTGCCGGAGGGGCTCAACGGCCATTTCGTGGCGCCGGTGGCCTTCGAGATCGACGGCATCCACCAGCTGAAGAAGGAGCATTTCGGCCCCGTGCTGCATGTGGCGCGCTACGACGCGGCGGACCTGGAAAAGGTCGTCGCGGCGATCAATGGCACCGGCTACGGCCTGACGCTCGGTGTGCACAGCCGCAACGAGGAAACCGCCGAACGCATCGAGCGTCTGGCGCGGGTCGGCAACCTTTACGTCAACCGCAACCAGATCGGTGCGGTGGTGGGCGTGCAGCCGTTCGGTGGCTGTGGCCTGTCCGGCACCGGCCCGAAGGCGGGCGGCCCGAGCTACCTGCTGCGCTTCGCCAACGAGCGCACCACCTCCACCAACACCACGGCGGTGGGCGGCAACGCCTCGCTGCTGTCGCTCGGCGACGACTGA